The following DNA comes from Rhizobium lusitanum.
CAAAAGGGTCGGAATGCCGCCCGAACCGTGCCACTGCGCTGGATTGAGAAACCAGTCGATCATGATCTCACACCTTTCTCGGACGCCAGGGCGTCAGCCAGCGATTGAGCAGGATGACGAGACCATCGAGGACAACGGCAAGCAACAAGCAGAGCACGATGCCGGCGATCAGCGGCGTCACAAACCGAAGCTGTAGCCCTTGCGTGAACAGCAGCCCGAGCTGTGGCGTCCCGATCAATGCCGCGACGGAGACGATGCTGACATTGGATACGAGCGCTACGCGGAGACCCGCGGCGATGACAGGCACGGCAATCGGCAGCTCGACCATGAAAAACCGCTGGAACGACCGATACCCCATCGCGGTGGCGGCCTGCAGCGTATCAGGAGGCACAGCGCCGAGGCCATCGCTGACTGTGCGCACAAGCAGGGCCAGCGAGTAGACCGTCAACGCCACGACCACGTTGAGCGGATCGAGGATCTTCGTGTGCAGCACCAGAGGAAGGAGGACAAACAGCGCCAGCGACGGGATGGTGTATAGCAGGCCGGCGACCCCGAGGATTGCCGACTTGAACAGCCCGCTTTTATGCGCCAGCCATCCGAGCGGCAGCGAAAGGATGAGGGCGACGATAACGGGAATGACGGAAAGGCCGACATGCCACCAGAACAGGTTGGCAATGTTCCCGGACTCACGCAGCAGCCAGTCAAACCGCATGGTCCGCTCCCTTTACCGGAGC
Coding sequences within:
- a CDS encoding ABC transporter permease produces the protein MRFDWLLRESGNIANLFWWHVGLSVIPVIVALILSLPLGWLAHKSGLFKSAILGVAGLLYTIPSLALFVLLPLVLHTKILDPLNVVVALTVYSLALLVRTVSDGLGAVPPDTLQAATAMGYRSFQRFFMVELPIAVPVIAAGLRVALVSNVSIVSVAALIGTPQLGLLFTQGLQLRFVTPLIAGIVLCLLLAVVLDGLVILLNRWLTPWRPRKV